AGGTCAGCACCCCGTTCACCAGCCCGGTGGAAAGCGCGGTGTAGAGCTCGCTGAAGGGAATGGCGATGCCCTGCCCCCCCAGCAGGGTGACGAACTCGGCGGAGTTGGCGTCGTAGGTGCGGATCTTCAGCCCCTTGAAGTCGGCCGTGCTCTTTAGCATCTTCTTGGTGTAGATGCCGCTCGGGGGCCAGGGGACGGCGTAGAGCAGCTTAGCGTTGTGGCGGGCCAGGGCTTCCTCGTAGTAGGGTTTGGCGATCTGGTACAGCTTCCAGGCCTCGTCGTAGTTCTTCACCAACAGCGGCACCGAGGTGAGCCCGAAGATGGGGTCGTCGCCGCGGGCGTTGCCCATGAGCAGCTCGGCGATGGGCAGCGTGCCGCTGCGCACCGCGCCCAGCACTTCCTGCCCCTTGAACCCCAGGGCGCCGCCGGGGTGGACGGCGATCTCCAGGTCGCCGCCGGTCTTCTTGGCAACGAGGTCGGCGAACATCACCACGCCCTTGGTGTGGAAGTTGCCGGAGGGCCAGGCGATGTGCATGTCCCACTTGGTCTTGGCGAGGCCAAGACCGCTCAGCATGAGGGCCGCGGTCAACCAGAGTGCATACCTTTTCATAAGCTCACCTCCGCGTCCATTATAGTTCGACGTCGACGGGGTCCTTTGGCCCAATCCCAGCGAGCCCCTTTCCGGCGTGCAACAATATGTACGAGGAGGTGCCCATGCCCAGCATCGATCTGAACGCCGACGCCGGGGAATCGTTCGGCCCCTGGAAGATGGGCAGCGACGAGGCGCTGTTTCCGCTGCTCAGCTCGGTCAACCTGGCCACCGGCTTCCACGCCGGTGATCCGCTCACGATGCAACGCAGCATCGCCCTGGCCAAAAAGCACGGGGTCGCCGTAGGGGCGCACCCGGGGTTTCCCGACCTGGTGGGCTTCGGTCGCCGCGACCTGGCGGTGACGCCCGAACAGGCTTACGCCGACACGCTCTATCAGATCGGGGCGCTCGCGGCCTTCCTGAAGGTGGAGGGCATGCCGCTTCACCACGTCAAACCCCACGGGGCGCTCTACCTGCAGATGCTCCGCAACGAGGCGACCGCCGAGGCGGTGGCGCGGGCGGTGCGCGACTACGACCCCGAACTGCCGTTGGTGCTGCTTCCGAACACGCCCATGGAGGCGGCGGCCAGGCGGGTGGGGGTGCGCTACGTGCGCGAGGCCTTTCCCGACCGGGCCTACCTCGCGGACGGCCGGCTGGCGCCGCGCAGCATGGAGGGGGCGCTCGTCCGCGACCCCGAGCGGGCCGCCGAAAGGGCGGTGCAGATGGTCCTCGAAGGAAAGGTCGCGGCCCTGGACGGCGGCGAGGTGGAGGTCCGGGCCGAGACCCTCTGCGTTCACGGCGACAACCCCGAGGCCGTCGAGATCGCGCGCGCGGTGCGGCGGGCGCTCGAGGCCGCGGGGGTGGACGTGCGCAGCTACCGATGACCTGGGGCGCCTACCTCGTCTACGGGCGCGGCATCGACCCCCGGGTGGGCGCACGGGTGGCCCGCGCCGCGGCGGCCATCGAAGCCGATCCGCCCGCCTGGCTGCGCGACTGGATCCCCAGCTACGACCGCATCTTCGTCGAGTACGACCCGCGCAGCGTGGACGCCGGGGCGCTCGGCGACTGGGCCCGCGGCCTCGAGGCGGGGGAGGGGCCGGAGGGGCGCCGCGTCGAGATCCCGGTACTTTACGGCGACCTCGACCTGCCCGAGATCGCCGAGCGCACCGGCCTGAGCCCCGAGGAGGTGGTCCGGCTGCACGCCGGCGTGGACTACCGCGTCTACGCCGTCGGCTTCACCCCGGGCTTTCCCTTCATGGCCGAGGTGCCCGAACCCTTGCGCCTGCCCAGGCGCGCCGTCCCCCGCAAGCGCGTGCCGGCGCACGCCGTGGGCATCGCGGGCGTCCAGACCGGCATCTACCCCCAGGAGAGCCCCGGGGGCTGGAACCTGCTCGGGCGCACCCTGGTCCGGGTCTACGACCCCCACCGCGCGCGGCCCTTCCTGCTCGAGCCTGGGGACCGGGTGCGGTTCGTGCCGCGGAAAGGCGCGCCGCCCGGTCCGCCCCAGCCCGTGGAGCTGCTCGAGGCGGGGGAGGGCGCGGCGGTGTTCGAGGTGCTCGAGCCCGGGTTGCTCACCCTCCCCGTCGACGCCGGACGCTTCCGCGCCGGCCGCTACGGGTTGGCGCGCAGCGGCCCCCTCGACGCCCGCTCGCTGGGGGTCGCCAATCGCCTGATCGGCAACCCGCCCGAAGCGGCCGCGCTGGAGCTGAACCTCGCCGGGCCGGTTCTCGAGGCCCTAGAAGGCGTGACCGTGGCCCTGGCGCTGCAGGACGCCCACGGACGCATGCGGGCGTGGGCGCGCACCCTGCGGCGCGGCGAGCGCCTGGACCTGCGCGTCCTTTCCGGCGGCGCCCGCGGTTACCTGGCCGTGCCCGGCGGCCTGGTGCTGGGCCGCTTCATGGGGAGCGCCAGCCCCGACCTCAAGGGGCGCATCGGCCGCCCACTGCGGGCCGGAGACCGGCTGCGGGCGGCGGCCGCGCGAAGCGGTTTGCGCAGGGTGGAGCTAAGCTGGCGCCGCGACGGGCGGGCGGAGCCCGAGGTCGTCTTGCGGCTGTGGCCGGGGCCGCAGGCGGAGCCCGAGGCCCTGGAGGCGCTCTTGCGCGGCCGTTTCCGCGTCGCGGCGGCCGACCGTATGGGGGTGCGCCTCGAGGGGGCCGCGGTTCCCGGAGGCGAGGTGACGAGCGAAGGCGTGCCCCTGGGCGCGGTGCAGGTCCCCCCGGGGGGCGCGCCGATGCTGCTCCTCGCCGACCGCGGCACCATCGGCGGCTACGCCAAACCCGCGGTCCTGCACCCCGCGGACCTGGCGCGGGCGGGCCAGTTGCGCGAAGGCGACCGGCTGCGCTTCGTGCTCGACCCCGCGGCGCGGGCCTACGACGTCCTCGACGTCTAGCCGAGCCCCGCCCAGCGCCGGAACGTCTGTAGGTTGTAGCCGTCGGCCTCCTTGGGGGTTTCCATGATGAAGGTCTTGTCCGCAAGGCGCGCGTCGCGGACGATCTCGGCGAGCGCCGCGCCGATCTGCCCCTCCCCAAGGTTGGCGTGGTGGTCCACGCCGCTCGCGAGCGCCCCCACCGAGTCGTTGAGGTGGACGAGCGGCACGCGCTCGAGGCCGACGGTGCGGTCGAGTTCGTCGAGCACGCCGGCGGGGTCTTCGTGCAGCGGGTAACCGGCGGCGAAGGCGTGGCAGGTGTCGAAGGTCACGCCCATGGGGGTGCCCTCGATCAAGGCGGCCAGCTCCTCGAAGCGCCGCCCCACCTTGCGGCCGCGACCGGCCACGTTCTCGAGCAGCAGCCAAGGGCCCGCCGGCGCGAGGGCGAGCGCCTTCAGCGCCCCCTCGCGCACCCGGTCGGGAGGACCCGAGCCGGGGTGCACGACCACGTAGTCGACCCCCAGCAGGGCGGCCTTCTCCAGGTCGTCGGCGAGGCTGAAGACGCTCTTCTCCCAGAGCTCCCCCTCGGCTCCGAGGTTGACCAGGTAGGAGGCGTGGATGGCGGTGCGGCGCACGTGGCCGATGGCCAGCGCGTCGCGGAAGGCCTCGGCTTCGCCGGGCCGCAGGCTGCGGGTTCGCCAGCTGCGCGGGCTCTTGGCGAAGAGCTGGGCCGCGGTCGTGCCCAGTTCCTCGGCGCGGTCGAGGGCGGCGGCGTAGCCGCGCCGGCCGCTGATGGAGTTGTGGAATCCGTAGTGCACGTCAGTCCTCGTAACCGACGACCTCGATGCGCACCCGCGCGGTGCCCGTGCGGATCAGGCCGATCTCGCGCGCGGCGGCGTAGCTGAGGTCGAGGATGCGGTTCTTCTTGAAGGGGCCCCGGTCGTTGATGCGGACGGTCACCCGGGCGCCGGTATCGAGCCGGGTCACGCGCACCACGCTGCCGAACGGCAGGGTGCGGTGCGCCGCGGTGTAGGCGTACATGTCGAAG
This genomic stretch from Oceanithermus profundus DSM 14977 harbors:
- a CDS encoding TRAP transporter substrate-binding protein produces the protein MKRYALWLTAALMLSGLGLAKTKWDMHIAWPSGNFHTKGVVMFADLVAKKTGGDLEIAVHPGGALGFKGQEVLGAVRSGTLPIAELLMGNARGDDPIFGLTSVPLLVKNYDEAWKLYQIAKPYYEEALARHNAKLLYAVPWPPSGIYTKKMLKSTADFKGLKIRTYDANSAEFVTLLGGQGIAIPFSELYTALSTGLVNGVLTSTQTGVDAKLWEVTNYFHRINYAFPLNMVIVNKQAFDKLPAAEQQAILDAAAEVEAFQWKASQKADLVSEIALKNHGMQIVKDITPELQSAMEAAAQKILEKWMAEAGPKAKEVLDAFQGK
- a CDS encoding LamB/YcsF family protein translates to MPSIDLNADAGESFGPWKMGSDEALFPLLSSVNLATGFHAGDPLTMQRSIALAKKHGVAVGAHPGFPDLVGFGRRDLAVTPEQAYADTLYQIGALAAFLKVEGMPLHHVKPHGALYLQMLRNEATAEAVARAVRDYDPELPLVLLPNTPMEAAARRVGVRYVREAFPDRAYLADGRLAPRSMEGALVRDPERAAERAVQMVLEGKVAALDGGEVEVRAETLCVHGDNPEAVEIARAVRRALEAAGVDVRSYR
- the pxpB gene encoding 5-oxoprolinase subunit PxpB produces the protein MTWGAYLVYGRGIDPRVGARVARAAAAIEADPPAWLRDWIPSYDRIFVEYDPRSVDAGALGDWARGLEAGEGPEGRRVEIPVLYGDLDLPEIAERTGLSPEEVVRLHAGVDYRVYAVGFTPGFPFMAEVPEPLRLPRRAVPRKRVPAHAVGIAGVQTGIYPQESPGGWNLLGRTLVRVYDPHRARPFLLEPGDRVRFVPRKGAPPGPPQPVELLEAGEGAAVFEVLEPGLLTLPVDAGRFRAGRYGLARSGPLDARSLGVANRLIGNPPEAAALELNLAGPVLEALEGVTVALALQDAHGRMRAWARTLRRGERLDLRVLSGGARGYLAVPGGLVLGRFMGSASPDLKGRIGRPLRAGDRLRAAAARSGLRRVELSWRRDGRAEPEVVLRLWPGPQAEPEALEALLRGRFRVAAADRMGVRLEGAAVPGGEVTSEGVPLGAVQVPPGGAPMLLLADRGTIGGYAKPAVLHPADLARAGQLREGDRLRFVLDPAARAYDVLDV
- a CDS encoding deoxyribonuclease IV, whose protein sequence is MHYGFHNSISGRRGYAAALDRAEELGTTAAQLFAKSPRSWRTRSLRPGEAEAFRDALAIGHVRRTAIHASYLVNLGAEGELWEKSVFSLADDLEKAALLGVDYVVVHPGSGPPDRVREGALKALALAPAGPWLLLENVAGRGRKVGRRFEELAALIEGTPMGVTFDTCHAFAAGYPLHEDPAGVLDELDRTVGLERVPLVHLNDSVGALASGVDHHANLGEGQIGAALAEIVRDARLADKTFIMETPKEADGYNLQTFRRWAGLG